A DNA window from Cutaneotrichosporon cavernicola HIS019 DNA, chromosome: 2 contains the following coding sequences:
- the PUF3 gene encoding uncharacterized protein (Pumilio-family RNA binding repeat) encodes MSGSTNAWTTSSPTPEADLAAHLSNLAVDDYNGPTRTAGGSNPPAYNVHTPPRPAFAPYDANAQFLYYAVAASGNSLDPATFSPQHFPYELGTPIPSQTAGMTYDPYPSPSEGYPHHGDARAPTATSYQQQQPGLVGARGNHVSYRPPHMAQQLRDLQDLTAAQQQQQYFYGQRTGFWAAPHTPERGLGGMASSVAMTPSNSRQRNNRMGSGGPRRNNSGQNSHLASQLAGFPDPQAATFASLAASYTNPYGLQTPLTPALTGPGGQAYPFPATYGAAAYSPTPIHFGGFVPNGKRGRHAHIEDPGIVRSQRLEDFRQRKNSRMEFSEIYGSICEFAGDQHGSRFIQNKLETASPEERAKVFDEIMPNAYQLMTDVFGNYVIQKLFEHGDQQQKAALVKKMEGHVLQLSMQMYGCRVMQKALEHLLLEQREKLVAELEGHIIECVKSSNANHVIQRLISLDPSKEVTDAFIGHVQELSAHPFGCRVLQKSFEVLDPVKIRPLLDEMHNCSLKLMIDQFGNYVVQSVLTDAPGREADRDRVVGEMKGRIFELSRHKFASNVVERAIRTSNREGKRAIIAEMMGDSIEEGESRIGTLLRDGFGNFTVQTALNEAEPDHRDQLLSIIVPLMPQLRHSPCGRRLDAKIQEYEAKGILPSSAANSSSDHKDTDGSSSDTLVVPNGKSANAIRRTVSPSTSSTSIHDEQLVYKALLA; translated from the exons ATGTCGGGCAGCACCAACGCCTGGACGACCTCTTCCCCCACACCCGAAGCTGACCTTGCTGCTCATCTTTCCAACCTCGCTGTGGACGACTACAACGGCCCTACTCGCACAGCTGGCGGGAGCAACCCTCCTGCCTACAACGTGCACACACCTCCGCGCCCGGCCTTTGCGCCCTACGACGCCAACGCACAGTTCCTCTACTACGCAGTTGCCGCCAGTGGGAACTCGCTCGACCCTGCCACTTTCTCCCCACAGCACTTTCCCTACGAGCTCGGCACTCCTATCCCGTCGCAAACCGCAGGCATGACTTACGACCCCTACCCCTCTCCGTCGGAGGGCTACCCCCACCACGGTGACGCCCGTGCACCCACCGCCACGTCGTatcagcagcagcagcccggccttgtcggcgcgcgcggcaacCACGTCAGCTACCGCCCGCCTCACATGGCCCAGCAGCTCCGCGACCTCCAGGATCTCACCGCGgcacagcagcagcagcagtacTTCTATGGCCAGCGGACGGGGTTCTGGGCGGCACCCCACACTCCTGAGCGCGGACTTGGGGGCATGGCCTCGTCTGTTGCCATGACCCCTAGCAACTCGCGTCAGCGCAACAACCGCATGGGCTCTGGCGGTCCGCGCCGCAACAACTCGGGCCAGAACTCGCACCTTGCTTCCCAGCTCGCGGGGTTCCCCGATCCACAGGCAGCGACTTTTGCTTCACTCGCGGCGTCGTACACCAACCCATATGGCTTGCAGACGCCGCTTACTCCAGCACTCACTGGACCAGGCGGCCAAGCTTACCCCTTTCCCGCGACGTacggcgccgccgcttactcgcccacgcccatCCACTTTGGCGGCTTTGTGCCCAATGGCAAGCGTGGGCGTCATGCTCACATTGAGGACCCAGGCATTGTCCGCAgtcagcgcctcgaggacttCCGCCAGCGCAAGAACTCGCGCATGGAGTTTTCC GAGATCTACGGCAGCATTTGCGAGTTCGCCGGTGACCAGCACGGATCGCGCTTCATCCAGAACAAGCTCGAGACGGCATCTCCAgaggagcgcgccaaggtcTTTGACGAGATCATGCCCAACGCGTACCAGCTCATGACGGACGTGTTCGGTAACTATGTCATCCAGAAGCTCTTCGAGCATGGCGACCAGCAGCAGAAGGCCGCCCTTGTCAAGAAGATGGAAGGACACGTGCTCCAGCTGTCCATGCAGATGTACGGCTGCCGG GTCATGCagaaggcgctcgagcacctgctccttgagcagcgtgagaagctcgtcgccgagctggagggtCACATCATCGAGTGCGTCAAGTCGTCCAATGCCAACCATGTAATCCAGCGACTCATCTCGCTCGACCCGTCCAAGGAGGTCACGGACGCGTTCATCGGCCACGTCCAGGAGCTCTCGGCTCACCCATTCGGCTGCCGTGTACTCCAGAAATCGTTCGAGGTTCTTGACCCGGTCAAGATCCGTCCCCTGCTTGACGAGATGCACAACTGCAGTCTCAAGCTGATGATCGACCAGTTTGGAA ACTACGTCGTCCAGAGCGTCCTCACGGACGCCCCCGGGCGCGAAgccgaccgcgaccgtGTAGTCGGCGAGATGAAGGGCCGCATCTTCGAGCTGAGTCGCCACAAGTTTGCATccaacgtcgtcgagcgcgcgatTCGCACGAGTAACCGCGAGGGCAAACGTGCCATTATCGCCGAGATGATGGGCGACTCtatcgaggagggcgagagtCGCATCGGCACGTTGCTCCGTGACGGCTTTGGCAACTTTACGGTGCAGACTGCGCTCAACGAGGCCGAACCCGATCACCGCGACCAACTCCTTTCGATCATCGTTCCCCTTATGCCCCAGCTCAGACACTCGCCCTGCGGTCGTCGtctcgacgccaagatCCAGGAGTACGAGGCCAAGGGGATCCTGCCCAGTTCAGCTgcgaactcgtcgtccgaccACAAGGACACCGACGGCTCCTCGAGTGACACGCTTGTGGTGCCGAACGGCAAGTCCGCCAACGCCATCCGCCGTACGGTGAGCCCATCGACTTCGAGTACGTCGATCCACGACGAGCAGCTTGTGTACAAGGCGCTCCTGGCGTAA
- the RPS1 gene encoding uncharacterized protein (Belongs to the eukaryotic ribosomal protein eS1 family) gives MHEGVEGVEVSEEALPRSSRHFLTLTLNTQLKMAVGKNKRLSKGKKGIKKKVVDPFTRKDWYDIKAPSFFENRNAGKTLVNRSQGNANDSLKGRILELSLADLNNDQDQSFRKIKLRVEDVSGKSCLTSFYGMDFTTDKLRSLVRKWQTLIEASVDVKTTDGYILRLFAIGFTQRNRNQVKKTTYAQSSQVREIRAKMVEIIRREAEGSDLKELVQKFVPESIGREIEKASKGIYPLHNVYIRKCKIVKAPKLDMSKLIEAHGEATDASGSKVIKGGDFVEPEILASV, from the exons ATGCACGAGGGTGTCGAGGGTGTCGAGGTTAGCGAAGAAGCCCTCCCCCGGTCATCGCGCCACTTCCTGAC ACTAACCCTCAACACACAACTT AAAATGGCGGTTGGAAAGAACAAGCGCCTGTCCAAGGGAAAGAAGGGCATCAAGAAAAAGGTCGTCGACCCCTTCACCCGCAAGG ACTGGTACGACATCAAGGCCCCCTCGTTCTTCGAGAACCGCAATGCCGGCAAGACTCTTGTGAACCGCTCGCAGG GCAACGCCAACGACTCGCTCAAGGGCCGTATTCTCGAGCTCTCGCTTGCCGACCTTAACAACGACCAGGACCAGTCGTTCCGCAAGATCAAGCTGCGTGTTGAGGATGTCTCG GGCAAGAGCTGCCTCACCTCGTTCTACGGCATGGACTTCACGACCGACAAGCTCCGTTCGCTTGTGCGCAAGTGGCAGACTCTGATTGAGGCTTCGGTCGACGTCAAGACCACCGACGGCTACATTCTTCGCCTCTTCGCGATTGGCTTCACCCAGCGCAACCGCAACCAGGTTAAGAAGACCACCTACGCTCAGTCGTCGCAGGTCCGTGAGATCCGCGCCAAGATGGTCGAGATTATCcgccgcgaggccgagggttccgacctcaaggagctcgtgCAGAAGTTTGTTCCCGAGTCGATCGGCCGCGAGATTGAGAAGGCCTCGAAGGGCATCTACCCCCTGCACAACGTCTACATTCGCAAGTGCAAGATTGTCAAGGcgcccaagctcgacatGTCCAAGCTCATTGAGGCGCACGGCGAGGCTACCGACGCTTCCGGCTCCAAGGTCATCAAGGGCGGCGACTTTGTCGAGCCCGAGATCCTTGCCTCGGTCTAA
- a CDS encoding uncharacterized protein (RNA recognition motif), whose translation MDPTYGRLSGHISASSMSGYPADYVASLTGALGSLDINAMRSFPQPILDGGLQIPTPDGSMGGHSPDFGGDAARQYMVNGIMAGSASGFGQSGYGSLMGMPVNSNLGMPSGTVSPNAAAASPYGVPGYFPMVQPNYGFPPGRMTGNYGPAAAAAAAAAAGNLTGRTVYIGNIPDDASADELLNLVRFGPIESVKILSDKSCVFISFLDGSTAAAFYADAAVKKLALRGQELRIGWGRESNLPTPVAIAVNYNQATRNVFIGNLTDEDTEQTLRDDLARFGDIDQIKIVRDKNIAFIHFLSISVAMKVVNSLPREPAYKAKRVGYGKDRCAYVPRAQQAAVRQAVAQATAAVQAHSGQLVAAPFNYGFGYNPSGGFDQNGFSSPGVNGFTTTGGGAGYVDPSQMNNRSIYLGNISGETSVEELCNNIRGGVLESIKVLPDKKCAFVMFVDPAAALSFYRHSEQNPITIAGRRLRIGWGKALMPVSPKLLADVQQGASRNVYIGQITDFEVFNADKLREDFGEYGDIELINFFKEKHAAYVNFTSIEAAQKAIVAIKQKEDYASLRIAHGKDRCGYPPRQPRSQGRRETSPRANSENDPVAVAIAAAEAHATAAEVEPSEQ comes from the exons ATGGACCCTACCTATGGCCGTCTCTCCGGCCACATTAGCGCCAGCTCGATGAGCGGCTACCCCGCAGACTACGTCGCGTCGTTGACAGGCGCGCTCGGCTCGCTCGATATTAATGCGATG CGGTCGTTCCCTCAGCCTATTCTTGACGGTGGCTTACAGATCCCGACCCCTGACGGCAGCATGGGCGGCCACTCGCCCGACTTTGGGGGCGATGCGGCGCGTCAATACATGGTCAACGGGATCATGGCCGGCTCGGCCTCTGGATTTGGACAGTCAGGGTACGGCAGCCTCATGGGCATGCCTGTAAACTCGAACCTTGGGATGCCGAGTGGAACCGTGTCGcccaacgccgccgccgcctctccGTACGGTGTGCCCGGTTACTTTCCCATGGTG CAGCCTAATTATGGCTTCCCTCCCGGTCGCATGACTGGCAACTACGGTCCCGCGGCTGCTgccgcggctgcggctgcagCTGGCAACTTGACTGGCCGCACTGTGTACATTGGTAACATTCCTGACGACGCGTctgccgacgagctcctcaacctcgtccgcTTTGGTCCCATTGAGTCTGTCAAGATTCTCTCGGACAAGAGCTGTGTCTTCATCTCGTTCCTCGACGGTTCGACGGCCGCGGCATTCTACGCCGACGCTGCAGTCAAAAAGCTCGCCTTACGTGGACAGGAGCTGCGCATCGGGTGGGGTCGCGAGTCCAACCTTCCGACGCCGGTTGCCATCGCTGTCAACTACAACCAGGCAACGCGCAATGTCTTCATTGGCAACCtgacggacgaggacacTGAGCAGACGCTCCGCGACGACTTGGCGCGCTTTGGTGACATTGACCAGATCAAGATTGTGCGCGACAAGAACATTGCGTTTATCCacttcctctccatctccgtCGCCATGAAGGTTGTCAACAGCCTCCCCCGCGAGCCCGCATacaaggccaagcgcgtcgGCTATGGCAAGGACCGCTGTGCCTACGTCCCCCGCGCACAGCAAGCTGCTGTTCGCCAGGCTGTGGCCCAGGCGACTGCTGCCGTTCAGGCCCACTCTGGCCAGCTCGTTGCCGCACCCTTCAACTACGGCTTTGGTTACAACCCATCCGGTGGCTTTGACCAGAATGGGTTCAGCTCTCCAGGTGTCAACGGCTTCACCACCACTGGCGGCGGTGCTGGTTACGTCGACCCGTCACAGATGAACAACCGCTCGATCTACCTCGGCAACATCAGCGGTGAGACCTCGGTCGAAGAGCTGTGCAACAACATCCGTGGCGGCGTCCTTGAGTCTATCAAGGTCCTCCCGGACAAGAAGTGCGCGTTTGTCATGTTTGTCGACCCAGCCGCTGCGCTCTCGTTCTACCGCCACAGCGAACAGAACCCCATCACAATTGCCGGCCGCCGTCTCCGCATTGGCTGGGGCAAGGCTCTCATGCCCGTGTCTCCCAAGCTactcgccgacgtgcaGCAGGGTGCAAGCCGCAACGTCTACATTGGCCAGATCACGGACTTTGAGGTCTTCAATGCGGACAAGCTCCGCGAAGACTTTGGCGAGTACGGCGACATTGAGCTCATCAACTTCTTCAAGGAGAAGCACGCGGCATATGTCAACTTTACGTCgatcgaggcggcgcagaaGGCCATTGTGGCCATCAAACAGAAGGAGGACTATGCCTCGCTCCGCATCGCGCACGGCAAGGACCGCTGCGGCTACCCTCCGCGCCAGCCGCGTTCGCAGGGCAGACGTGAGACGTCGCCCCGTGCCAACAGCGAGAACGACCCTGTTGCTGTCGCCATTGCTGCTGCCGAGGcccacgccaccgccgccgaggtcgagccgTCGGAGCAGTAG